A genomic region of Microtus ochrogaster isolate Prairie Vole_2 unplaced genomic scaffold, MicOch1.0 UNK4, whole genome shotgun sequence contains the following coding sequences:
- the LOC101997681 gene encoding hyaluronidase PH-20-like, which produces MMGELRFKHLFRKSFTESEGTFQVVVIIFLLSPCSLAVDYRAAPLMPNETFLWAWNVPAEACIGSVNHSLDMSFFSLTGSPRKNATGQAVTIFYIDRLGKYPHIDEKQREVFGGVPQAGNFQEHLDKAKTDIKHYIPVDQLGLAVIDWEEWRPTWERNWTPKDIYKNKSIQLIRTQNPGMNIAQANIKAKEQFESAGRKYMEETLKLGKKLRPKYFWGFFLFPDCYNYQNYLDPGYKGKCPNIEIERNNNLGWIWKESTALYPATYLKRELKSSPNAKLFNRYRVVEGIRMSKVREEKNPLPVFLYTRVVFSDRIWEFLSLNDLVNTIGEAVALGTSGVVIWDSISIAQRVQTGCPALHKYANSILYPYIINVTLAAKMCSQTLCNHRGICTRKDKNSNHYIQLNPKNLEIISKNEKFEVVGNPRVGDLKYFSEHFKCTCYTNMNCKERPDIERVENVNVCTRNNICIKTHVDPDRAFYLLPGKNLLFFTTVTHMLCHLL; this is translated from the exons ATGATGGGAGAGTTGAGATTTAAGCACCTCTTTAGGAAGAGTTTTACTGAGTCTGAGGGTACTTTCCAGGTCGTGGTAATAATCTTCCTTTTGAGTCCATGTTCCTTGGCGGTGGATTATAGGGCTGCACCACTTATGCCAAATGAGACTTTCCTTTGGGCTTGGAATGTTCCAGCTGAAGCTTGTATTGGAAGTGTTAATCACTCATTGGATATGAGTTTCTTCTCTTTAACTGGAAGTCCCCGGAAAAATGCCACAGGGCAGGCTGTCACAATATTCTATATTGACCGACTTGGAAAGTATCCGCATATAGACGAGAAACAAAGGGAAGTGTTTGGAGGAGTACCTCAGGCGGGGAATTTTCAGGAGCATTTGGACAAAGCTAAGACTGACATCAAGCATTACATTCCAGTAGACCAACTGGGCCTAGCTGTCATTGACTGGGAAGAATGGAGGCCCACCTGGGAACGAAACTGGACACCAAAGGACATTTATAAGAATAAGTCTATTCAGTTGATACGGACCCAAAATCCAGGTATGAACATTGCACAAGCCAACATAAAAGCCAAAGAACAATTTGAATCGGCAGGAAGAAAGTATATGGAAGAGACATTAAAATTGGGGAAAAAACTTCGACCAAAATActtctggggtttttttctttttcctgattgcTATAATTATCAAAATTACCTAGATCCAGGATACAAAGGAAAGTGTCCTAatatagaaatagagagaaataatAATCTTGGCTGGATATGGAAAGAAAGCACAGCTCTTTACCCAGCAACCTATCTGAAGAGAGAATTGAAATCATCGCCAAATGCAAAACTCTTCAACCGCTACCGTGTAGTGGAAGGCATCAGGATGTCTAAAGTGCGTGAGGAAAAAAAtccacttcctgtttttctgtaCACACGTGTTGTTTTCTCTGATCGGATATGGGAGTTCCTTTCTCTT AATGACCTTGTGAACACTATTGGTGAAGCTGTTGCTCTGGGGACCAGTGGAGTTGTAATATGGGATTCTATATCTATAGCACAACGTGTACAG ACAGGTTGTCCAGCCCTACACAAATACGCGAACTCTATCCTGTATCCATACATAATCAACGTCACCCTAGCAGCCAAAATGTGCAGTCAAACACTTTGCAACCATCGAGGCATCTGTACAAGGAAAGACAAGAATTCAAATCACTATATTCAGTTGAATCCGAAGAACTTAGAAATTATTTCGAAAAATGAGAAGTTCGAAGTGGTTGGCAACCCTAGAGTTGGCGACCTGAAGTACTTTTCTGAGCATTTTAAATGCACCTGTTATACCAACATGAACTGTAAGGAGAGACCTGATATTGAAAGGGTGGAAAATGTTAATGTGTGCACTCGCAACAATATTTGTATAAAGACCCACGTAGATCCTGACCGAGCGTTCTATCTCCTACCTGGaaaaaaccttctttttttcaCCACTGTCACTCACATGCTCTGTCATCTGCTCTAG